A single genomic interval of Leptospira dzoumogneensis harbors:
- a CDS encoding helix-turn-helix domain-containing protein has protein sequence MNEFGIQSYTSLFLVFSIGLAFLFSLGEVFSSPRGEKQNLLAIIFFLVGIFLSHAFLLTCKMIVYFPGLYLTHLPVSGLMGPFIERYLLLAMGNTPESKKIFYLKMIPAIVIFLWMSPFYFSGGPEKIELLKSLQETGLPLFLKIPVLSTMGVMFAFLLSTFFRLFWGFRLSVIYKDARMLTILGVSVCILIILLYGSISVILGSIRGLEGVGSLVGIFLCSLYILRQGFPEFFLEVQRVVEEEKKYRASQLGGLDLEGIKQNLEDLFQKEKVFLKEDLTLGFLAGKLEISTHQLSEYLNNEIGKNFFQLLNEYRVKEAKKKIESDPAEVLLSIAYSSGFGSKSAFNEVFRKETGFTPSEYRNKIRKNKSK, from the coding sequence ATGAATGAGTTCGGAATCCAATCTTATACTTCCTTATTCTTAGTCTTTTCGATCGGACTCGCATTTCTATTTTCTTTGGGAGAAGTTTTTTCTTCTCCCAGAGGAGAAAAACAAAACTTACTCGCCATTATTTTTTTCTTAGTTGGTATCTTTCTATCTCACGCATTCTTACTCACTTGCAAGATGATCGTCTACTTTCCGGGTCTGTATCTAACACATCTTCCTGTTTCGGGACTCATGGGGCCTTTTATAGAACGTTATCTTCTCCTTGCCATGGGAAATACTCCTGAATCCAAAAAAATATTTTATCTGAAGATGATCCCTGCTATTGTGATATTTTTATGGATGTCTCCTTTTTATTTTTCAGGAGGTCCTGAAAAGATCGAATTACTCAAAAGCCTACAAGAAACAGGCCTTCCATTATTTTTAAAAATCCCAGTCTTAAGTACAATGGGAGTCATGTTCGCATTTTTACTTTCCACATTCTTTCGTTTGTTTTGGGGTTTCAGACTTTCAGTAATATACAAGGACGCAAGAATGCTTACTATCTTAGGAGTAAGCGTCTGTATTTTGATCATTTTATTATACGGATCCATTTCCGTAATTTTAGGATCTATCAGAGGTTTAGAAGGAGTCGGTTCTTTAGTTGGGATATTTTTATGTTCTTTGTACATTCTACGCCAAGGATTCCCTGAATTTTTTTTAGAAGTACAAAGAGTGGTAGAGGAAGAGAAAAAATACAGAGCCTCCCAACTCGGCGGCCTCGACCTAGAAGGTATCAAACAAAACTTAGAGGACCTATTTCAAAAGGAGAAGGTATTCTTAAAGGAAGATCTGACCCTTGGATTTTTGGCGGGCAAATTAGAGATCAGTACGCACCAACTTTCTGAATATCTGAACAATGAAATTGGAAAAAATTTCTTTCAATTACTGAACGAATACAGGGTAAAAGAAGCCAAAAAGAAAATAGAATCAGATCCTGCCGAAGTTTTATTGTCCATAGCCTACTCCTCAGGATTTGGCTCCAAATCCGCTTTTAACGAGGTTTTCCGAAAGGAGACCGGATTTACACCCTCCGAATACAGAAACAAGATCCGCAAAAATAAGTCCAAATAG
- a CDS encoding type II toxin-antitoxin system VapC family toxin — protein MTAVLVDTSVWINHIRKSDPKLVELLRLGLVRRHPMVEGELSLGNFKNKNSFLTEYAQLKEVPIANHKEAMIFSERNSLAGLGIGWIDAHLLASCVLGSAKLYSADLSLVKVAEKVGISEITV, from the coding sequence ATGACGGCGGTGCTCGTAGACACTTCCGTTTGGATCAATCATATACGTAAGTCGGATCCCAAACTGGTAGAACTTCTGCGCCTGGGCTTAGTCAGACGTCATCCCATGGTAGAGGGAGAACTCAGTTTGGGAAATTTTAAGAATAAGAATTCTTTCCTAACTGAATATGCTCAATTGAAAGAAGTTCCGATCGCAAACCATAAAGAGGCCATGATATTTTCGGAAAGAAATTCATTGGCGGGACTCGGAATCGGCTGGATAGACGCACATTTGCTTGCAAGTTGCGTATTAGGAAGTGCAAAATTATATTCTGCGGACCTATCTTTAGTAAAGGTCGCGGAGAAGGTTGGCATCTCGGAAATTACGGTATGA
- a CDS encoding type II toxin-antitoxin system VapB family antitoxin yields MLAVKTTLYIPDELISTAQDYTGILEKTRLVQEGLRALIREKSAERMALLGGTDPKAEGPTRKKSPK; encoded by the coding sequence ATGTTAGCTGTCAAAACCACCCTATACATTCCAGACGAGCTGATCTCCACCGCCCAAGACTATACCGGGATCCTTGAAAAGACACGTCTCGTTCAAGAAGGATTGCGTGCATTGATTCGAGAAAAATCCGCAGAAAGAATGGCTCTCTTAGGCGGAACCGATCCAAAAGCAGAAGGCCCTACCCGCAAAAAATCTCCTAAATGA
- the secE gene encoding preprotein translocase subunit SecE, translating into MKFGAFIQECREELKKVQWPNRQEVMQSTIVVLVTVLFFSAFLFFSDTAFVKLLTGFWNL; encoded by the coding sequence GTGAAGTTTGGCGCATTTATACAAGAATGTAGAGAAGAACTAAAAAAAGTTCAGTGGCCGAATAGACAAGAGGTGATGCAGTCCACCATCGTAGTTCTAGTCACAGTGTTATTTTTCTCTGCTTTCCTATTCTTTTCGGATACTGCGTTTGTGAAGCTTCTTACCGGATTCTGGAATCTGTAA
- the nusG gene encoding transcription termination/antitermination protein NusG — protein MADLKWYALQTYSGHENKVQKNLEKLIQQRKLEEKISQVRIPTMEVAEMKNGKKKVTKKKLMPGYVLVEMDMDEDLRFMIQSLPSVSTFVGSKDGGPEPLSVDEVKNLFAETGEFQSEEPVTPRLLFKVGDSLKIIDGPFANFTGVVDEIFPDKGRLRVKVEIFGRSTPVELDYLQVKTEP, from the coding sequence ATGGCTGATTTGAAATGGTATGCGTTACAGACTTATTCCGGTCACGAGAATAAGGTCCAGAAAAATCTGGAAAAGCTGATCCAACAGCGCAAGCTGGAGGAAAAGATTTCTCAAGTGCGTATTCCTACCATGGAAGTCGCCGAGATGAAGAACGGCAAAAAGAAGGTCACTAAGAAGAAACTTATGCCGGGCTATGTTCTTGTTGAGATGGATATGGACGAGGACCTTCGATTCATGATCCAAAGTCTTCCTTCTGTTTCCACTTTTGTGGGATCAAAAGATGGAGGACCTGAACCTCTTTCCGTTGACGAAGTGAAAAATCTTTTCGCGGAAACCGGAGAGTTCCAATCAGAGGAGCCAGTTACTCCTCGATTATTGTTTAAAGTGGGAGACAGCCTGAAGATTATCGACGGCCCTTTCGCGAATTTTACCGGAGTCGTAGACGAGATCTTCCCGGACAAAGGAAGACTCAGAGTGAAGGTGGAGATTTTCGGACGCTCTACCCCTGTGGAATTAGATTATCTACAGGTCAAAACCGAACCCTGA
- the rplK gene encoding 50S ribosomal protein L11, which yields MAAKKVVKQIKLQVEAGKANPAPPVGPALGQAGLNIMEFCKQFNERSKSQIGYKLPVVITVFSDRSFTFITKSPPAALLVKKAIGLESGSATPHTTKVGKISRKQLEEIAKTKMEDLNANDLDAAVQIIAGTCRSMGVTVEG from the coding sequence ATGGCAGCAAAAAAAGTAGTAAAGCAGATTAAGCTCCAGGTTGAAGCCGGTAAGGCCAACCCTGCTCCTCCAGTCGGACCGGCTCTCGGTCAGGCAGGATTGAACATCATGGAGTTCTGCAAGCAGTTCAACGAAAGAAGTAAGTCCCAAATCGGGTACAAACTTCCTGTTGTAATTACAGTATTCTCCGACAGGAGTTTTACATTCATTACCAAGTCTCCTCCGGCAGCTCTTCTTGTTAAGAAAGCGATCGGATTAGAGTCTGGTTCCGCAACTCCTCATACCACTAAGGTAGGGAAGATTTCTCGTAAGCAATTAGAAGAAATTGCTAAAACCAAAATGGAAGACTTAAACGCGAATGATCTGGACGCAGCTGTTCAAATTATCGCCGGAACTTGTCGTTCTATGGGCGTTACGGTAGAGGGTTAA
- the rplA gene encoding 50S ribosomal protein L1, with protein MKRGKKYRAAKEKVDATKVYPIDKAVELAQATSYSKFDGTIEISTKVNYKSLQNVRGTISLPHGTGKLVRVLVFCKGDKQNDAKNAGAEFVGDMDLIEKVAGGWTDFDACVATPDMMKEVGKLGPILGRKGLMPKPKAGTVTNDVAKAVGELKSGRIEYRPDKGGVVHLGVGKVSFDHTKLVENIRTVVQTLLRDKPSDAKGDYLKTFSVSPTMGAGVKVDVKELVNTSI; from the coding sequence ATGAAACGCGGAAAAAAATATCGCGCGGCTAAAGAGAAAGTCGACGCAACTAAAGTTTATCCGATCGATAAAGCTGTAGAATTGGCTCAGGCTACTTCTTATTCTAAATTCGATGGAACAATAGAAATCTCTACGAAAGTAAATTATAAATCTCTCCAAAACGTGAGGGGAACTATTTCTCTTCCTCACGGAACCGGTAAACTGGTTCGGGTCCTTGTTTTCTGTAAGGGAGACAAACAAAACGACGCGAAAAACGCAGGTGCGGAATTCGTGGGCGATATGGACCTGATCGAGAAAGTTGCCGGCGGTTGGACCGACTTCGACGCTTGCGTTGCTACTCCCGATATGATGAAGGAAGTAGGTAAGCTGGGACCGATCTTAGGACGTAAAGGTTTAATGCCTAAGCCTAAGGCTGGAACAGTTACTAACGATGTAGCTAAAGCAGTCGGCGAACTGAAATCAGGACGTATCGAATATCGTCCGGACAAAGGCGGAGTCGTTCACCTAGGTGTTGGTAAAGTCAGTTTTGATCATACCAAACTAGTAGAGAACATTCGTACAGTAGTTCAAACTCTTCTCCGGGATAAACCTTCGGATGCAAAGGGTGATTATCTGAAAACTTTCTCCGTTTCCCCGACTATGGGTGCAGGCGTGAAAGTAGACGTTAAGGAACTGGTCAACACATCCATTTAA
- the rplJ gene encoding 50S ribosomal protein L10, which yields MPSQEKIEAVAELKGRLEKRSDFILASYSGLTVEEITNLRAKLRKEGSEMKVIKNNLFLLALKESEKHKDKNIAFGSEYQGPLAAIFSDANLPNAAKILKEYAKTNKNLILKAGYLDGSVLNADDVEAIAGLPSREQLLAQIAGGINGPARSIASGLNQIIAGLARAIQAVAEKNNQ from the coding sequence ATGCCCAGCCAGGAAAAAATTGAAGCAGTTGCCGAGTTAAAAGGCAGATTAGAAAAACGTAGCGACTTTATCCTAGCCAGCTACAGCGGACTTACAGTAGAAGAGATCACAAATCTTCGCGCGAAACTTCGTAAAGAAGGATCCGAGATGAAAGTGATTAAGAACAATCTCTTCCTACTCGCATTAAAAGAATCCGAGAAGCATAAGGATAAGAACATCGCCTTTGGATCCGAATACCAAGGACCTCTAGCGGCGATTTTCTCCGATGCGAATCTTCCGAACGCAGCGAAGATCCTAAAAGAATACGCTAAGACGAATAAAAATCTTATTCTGAAAGCGGGTTACTTAGACGGATCCGTTCTGAACGCGGATGATGTGGAAGCAATCGCAGGTCTTCCGTCAAGAGAGCAACTCTTGGCTCAGATCGCAGGCGGTATCAACGGTCCGGCAAGAAGCATCGCTTCCGGTCTGAACCAAATTATCGCAGGACTTGCAAGAGCTATCCAAGCTGTCGCAGAGAAGAACAATCAGTAA
- the rplL gene encoding 50S ribosomal protein L7/L12, producing the protein MSTTEALLEQLGKLTLVEAADLVKKMEEKFGISAAAPVAVAAAAPAGGGAAAGADEPASFNVVLKGFGDKKIEVIKVVREITGLGLKEAKDLVEAGGKSVKDGVAKAEADDIKKKLEAVGAQIELKAV; encoded by the coding sequence ATGTCTACCACTGAAGCGTTATTAGAGCAACTCGGCAAACTTACCCTTGTGGAAGCAGCCGATCTAGTTAAAAAAATGGAGGAGAAGTTCGGAATTTCCGCAGCGGCTCCAGTAGCAGTAGCAGCTGCAGCACCAGCAGGTGGCGGAGCAGCGGCAGGAGCAGATGAGCCTGCTTCTTTCAACGTTGTATTAAAAGGTTTCGGCGATAAAAAAATCGAAGTTATCAAGGTTGTTCGCGAGATCACTGGTCTTGGCTTGAAAGAAGCAAAAGATCTAGTAGAAGCTGGCGGAAAGTCTGTTAAAGACGGCGTTGCGAAAGCAGAAGCTGACGACATTAAAAAGAAATTAGAAGCTGTCGGAGCTCAAATCGAACTTAAGGCTGTCTAA
- the rpoB gene encoding DNA-directed RNA polymerase subunit beta, translated as MYGQVERKRVNFGKITNLDYLPNLIQIQKKSFDWFLQSEVKDPTKRKNQGLEAVFRETFPIESPNNDMVMEYSHYVLGDAKKSPQECKDTDATFALPLKAVIRLIIKETGEIREQVVYMGDLPVMTEQGTFIINGAERVVVSQLHRSPGIFFSYDEERDTYSARVIPYRGSWLEFEMDNKGILVAKIDRKKKFPATLLVKSLGHGTNEEILRLFYKSSKAKIGGASTKELKRLIGRRVIADVINMETGEVMLDAGSKINEDNISILKEMKVKEVELVEYPKDKDNPVLVNCLEKDGVNDYEDAVLKFHGIMRQGEPSTIENAEAELNRLFFSPKSFDLGDVGRYKINSKFEFNNPKEFTSATERVLRPADIIETVRYLLNLISETENYYPDDIDHLGNRRIRSVGELIANQLKVGFTRVERVIKERMTVQEVGTQTPQLLISIKPITAVINEFFGSSQLSQFMDQTNPLAELTHKRRLNALGPGGLSRDRAGFEVRDVHYSHYGRMCPIETPEGPNIGLILSMSSYARVNDYGFLETPYRVVKNSKVSNNIEYLTADKEEYHSIAVSSSPVDEKGEFKNKLISTRHRSDYPFRNPNEIQYMDLAPMQVVSVSTALIPFLEHDDANRALMGSNMQRQAVPLLRQEAPFVGTGMETRAAYDSRICIISRHEGVVTYVDAEKVVIERKGGKESDTYDLTKFKKTNQGTCFNQTPVVGVVHSEIDGKVTKVSKEKIEVTADNGNVREYNLISGNKQYQPIVSNGEEVRRGTTIAGQIVSGERMDENGNILQKGTVLADGPAVDNGTLALGRNVLVAFMPWEGYNFEDAILISEKVVKDDIFSSIHIEEFEIQARETKLGQEQITRDIPNLSDKAFRDLDETGVIRVGAEVKPGDILVGMVTPKGETDLTPEYKLLHSIFGEKAKEVRDSSLRMPNGFEGTVIDIKRFSREKGDELPAGVEEMVKVFVARKRKLLVGDKMAGRHGNKGVVARIMAEEDMPYMEDGTPMDIVLNPLGVPSRMNLGQIFETQLGLAASKLGINFETPVFDGATEADVEKYCKEANLPLSSKFKLYDGRTGLPFMNEVFCGYIYMLKLAHLVDDKIHARSTGPYSLVTQQPLGGKAQFGGQRLGEMEVWALEAYGASHTLQELLTIKSDDMLGRARIYEAIVKGIHSIKPGIPESFNVLVQELRGLALDIVITDSEGNSVDISDYEDEYSKSKKKIKFETIENA; from the coding sequence ATGTACGGTCAAGTAGAAAGAAAACGGGTAAACTTCGGTAAGATCACCAATTTGGATTACCTTCCTAACTTGATTCAGATTCAGAAGAAGTCTTTCGATTGGTTTCTTCAATCAGAAGTTAAGGATCCCACTAAAAGAAAAAATCAGGGATTAGAAGCGGTTTTTAGAGAAACCTTCCCTATTGAAAGTCCGAACAACGACATGGTGATGGAATACAGTCACTATGTTCTAGGAGACGCTAAAAAATCTCCTCAAGAATGTAAGGACACAGATGCTACTTTTGCTCTTCCTTTAAAAGCGGTTATTCGACTCATCATCAAGGAAACCGGAGAGATCCGCGAGCAGGTCGTCTATATGGGCGATCTTCCTGTAATGACTGAGCAGGGAACTTTTATCATCAATGGAGCCGAGCGTGTTGTAGTTTCTCAGCTTCACCGTTCCCCAGGTATCTTCTTCTCTTATGATGAAGAAAGAGATACTTACTCCGCCAGAGTGATCCCTTATCGCGGATCCTGGTTGGAATTCGAAATGGACAATAAGGGAATTTTGGTCGCTAAAATTGACCGTAAGAAAAAATTCCCTGCGACTCTTCTTGTTAAGTCTTTAGGACACGGAACAAACGAAGAGATCTTGCGTCTTTTTTACAAATCCTCCAAAGCAAAAATCGGAGGAGCTTCTACTAAGGAACTCAAACGTCTGATCGGACGTAGAGTGATCGCTGATGTGATCAATATGGAAACCGGAGAGGTAATGCTCGATGCCGGTTCCAAGATCAACGAAGATAATATCTCCATCTTAAAAGAGATGAAGGTGAAGGAAGTTGAATTAGTAGAATATCCTAAAGACAAGGATAATCCTGTTTTAGTGAACTGCTTGGAAAAAGACGGAGTCAACGATTACGAAGACGCAGTTCTGAAATTCCACGGGATCATGAGACAGGGTGAACCTTCTACGATCGAGAACGCAGAAGCAGAATTGAATCGTCTATTCTTCTCTCCTAAATCTTTCGATTTGGGTGATGTAGGTCGTTACAAGATCAATAGCAAATTCGAATTCAATAATCCTAAAGAATTCACAAGTGCAACAGAAAGAGTTCTGCGTCCTGCGGATATCATTGAGACAGTACGTTACCTTCTCAACCTGATCTCTGAAACAGAGAATTACTATCCGGATGATATTGACCACTTAGGAAACCGTCGTATTCGTTCTGTTGGTGAGTTGATCGCTAACCAATTGAAAGTCGGTTTCACTCGTGTTGAAAGAGTGATCAAAGAAAGAATGACTGTCCAAGAAGTTGGAACTCAAACACCACAACTTCTGATCTCAATCAAACCAATCACTGCAGTTATCAACGAGTTCTTCGGATCCAGCCAATTGTCCCAGTTTATGGATCAGACAAACCCTCTGGCAGAACTCACTCACAAACGTCGTTTGAACGCTTTAGGACCTGGAGGTCTTTCCAGAGATAGAGCAGGATTCGAGGTGCGTGACGTTCACTATAGCCACTATGGCCGTATGTGTCCGATTGAAACTCCTGAAGGTCCAAACATCGGACTCATTCTCTCCATGTCTTCCTATGCGAGAGTGAACGATTATGGATTTTTGGAAACTCCTTACAGAGTAGTAAAAAACAGCAAAGTATCCAATAATATAGAATACTTAACCGCAGATAAGGAAGAATATCATTCTATCGCGGTATCTTCTTCTCCTGTAGATGAAAAGGGAGAGTTTAAAAATAAACTGATCTCTACTCGTCACAGATCGGATTACCCTTTCCGCAACCCGAACGAGATCCAATACATGGACTTAGCTCCAATGCAGGTGGTATCCGTTTCTACTGCGCTGATCCCATTCTTAGAGCATGATGACGCGAACCGCGCACTCATGGGTTCTAACATGCAACGTCAGGCGGTTCCTCTTCTTAGACAAGAAGCTCCGTTCGTTGGAACGGGAATGGAAACTCGTGCAGCTTACGATTCTCGTATTTGTATCATCTCCAGACATGAAGGTGTGGTTACATACGTAGATGCGGAGAAGGTGGTAATCGAGCGTAAAGGCGGAAAAGAATCCGACACTTACGATCTTACTAAATTCAAAAAAACCAACCAAGGTACTTGTTTCAACCAAACCCCGGTAGTGGGAGTGGTTCACTCAGAGATCGACGGTAAAGTTACTAAAGTCAGCAAAGAGAAAATCGAGGTGACTGCGGATAACGGAAACGTTCGCGAGTATAATCTGATCTCCGGTAATAAACAATACCAACCGATCGTTTCTAACGGCGAAGAAGTTCGCAGAGGAACTACTATCGCAGGACAAATCGTTTCCGGCGAAAGAATGGATGAGAATGGTAACATTCTACAAAAGGGGACTGTTCTTGCGGACGGTCCTGCGGTAGACAATGGAACCCTCGCACTTGGACGTAACGTTCTTGTGGCATTCATGCCTTGGGAAGGTTACAACTTCGAGGATGCGATCCTAATCTCCGAGAAAGTTGTAAAAGACGATATTTTCTCTTCTATCCACATCGAAGAGTTCGAGATCCAAGCGAGAGAAACCAAACTTGGACAAGAACAAATCACAAGAGATATTCCGAATCTTTCGGACAAGGCTTTCCGTGATCTAGATGAAACCGGTGTGATCCGTGTCGGTGCGGAAGTAAAACCGGGAGATATCCTGGTAGGTATGGTGACTCCTAAGGGAGAAACAGATCTAACTCCTGAATACAAACTTCTTCACTCCATCTTCGGTGAGAAGGCGAAAGAAGTAAGAGATTCTTCTCTTCGTATGCCGAACGGTTTCGAAGGAACTGTAATCGATATCAAACGTTTCTCACGCGAGAAGGGAGATGAACTTCCTGCCGGTGTAGAAGAAATGGTGAAAGTTTTCGTAGCTCGTAAACGTAAACTTCTGGTCGGAGATAAAATGGCAGGACGCCACGGTAACAAGGGTGTCGTTGCACGTATCATGGCGGAAGAAGACATGCCTTACATGGAAGACGGTACTCCAATGGATATCGTTCTGAACCCGTTAGGTGTTCCTTCTCGTATGAACCTCGGACAGATTTTCGAAACCCAACTAGGACTTGCTGCAAGCAAACTAGGGATCAATTTCGAAACTCCGGTTTTCGACGGAGCTACTGAAGCGGATGTAGAGAAGTATTGCAAAGAAGCAAATCTTCCTCTCAGCTCTAAATTCAAATTATACGACGGACGTACCGGATTACCTTTCATGAACGAGGTATTCTGCGGTTACATCTACATGTTGAAACTCGCTCACTTGGTGGACGATAAGATCCACGCTCGTTCTACCGGACCTTACTCTTTGGTTACTCAACAACCACTCGGAGGAAAGGCTCAGTTCGGTGGTCAGCGTTTGGGAGAGATGGAGGTCTGGGCTCTCGAAGCTTACGGCGCTTCTCATACTCTTCAGGAACTTCTTACCATCAAGTCGGACGATATGCTCGGAAGAGCAAGAATCTACGAAGCTATCGTTAAAGGGATCCATTCCATTAAACCTGGAATTCCGGAATCCTTCAACGTATTGGTGCAGGAACTCAGGGGACTTGCATTGGATATCGTCATCACCGACTCGGAAGGTAACAGCGTTGATATCTCCGACTACGAAGACGAATATTCCAAGAGCAAGAAGAAGATTAAGTTCGAAACGATCGAGAACGCCTAA